One part of the Plasmodium cynomolgi strain B DNA, chromosome 3, whole genome shotgun sequence genome encodes these proteins:
- a CDS encoding VIR-like CYIR protein (putative) — translation MNHLNYVKVNSKSLDISKYCKYLIYFLYDHVINNLLYGYTILSLYVELQKIV, via the coding sequence ATGAaccatttaaattatgtaaaagtaaactctaaatctcttgatatatcaaaatattgtaaatacTTAATCTACTTCTTATACGACcatgtaattaataatttactttatggTTACACTATCTTATCACTCTACGTtgaacttcaaaaaattgtgtaa